Genomic segment of uncultured Desulfobacter sp.:
ATTTCTAAAGCAAGCTCCATCACGTTTTCATAATTAAGTTGTTTTCGAAGTGTTAAGTATTCTTGCCTTGCAACCATCCGTTTAGCCAAAGCTGATGGGTCTGCGTCACGAATAACAGAAGCAAATTTTTCGTGCAAAGCAGCGACCACTGCATCTTTGGTTTGTCCACGTCGATTCGTGGCGGATTTGGCTAGCTCAGCCCCGGCGGGTTTCACTAAATCAACTATTGGTTTAATTAATGAAAAATCCATGAGATTAATTTGATAATAAATAACTATTTAGTTTTTTTGTTTAAGTAAGAGTTTGTAATGTTATCCCGTTAAAAAAATGAAAACAGGATAAACTTCAAATAACAACCATGCAACCGGATGTAAATGGAAATATCGAATGAATCCCATTGAGAAAAATAAAACGAAGCATTTATGGTATTTTTCCGGGGGTATCAAGGAAAAAATCCGGTCAGCATTACCAGAACGATTGAACCCTTTGAAAGTTAGTTGATATTCAGAGGGGTCACAGAATGCTCGCTTTGTTCAGGATTTAATCGGAGGCAGGAGTATGTTCTATTAAATTGATTCTGGTGAATCTCCGAGAATTAACGAAAACAATGTGTTAAGTGAACTCTTTCCTAAACCACATAACTTCTTAAAAAGTACGTTGTACGCCCGTTCCGCTCCAGTGATTTATTATGAGTGCTCCCGTTGAGCAAATGACTATGGTCAATTGGTAAGGTAAATTACAACCACTGCAATAATAATAAACCCAAGACAGCTACATAAAAAGCCACCCTTATTATACCGTTGCATAAAGTCATATTTTACTTTTTGCGGATATCGTCCTAAGGTAAGCAATTTACAAAAAGGCCACCCAACATAGTAGCAAAAAAAGTTGAAAAAAATATTGATGAATATTTGTGCCAACACCTCAACAATACCTTTCCCTACTTCTTCAATAAAATCATTCATTTGATGGCACCTCATTTATACCGTTGACGTTCAGGACCCGCCGAGCGAAGCAAAGGCCTATTAGCCGAAGGCAGCCCTACGAGGTCCGATGCAACGACTGATTATCTTTCAGGTGTTCTCATAATTGGATGTTTTTCCACTAACCCCGAAAAATTTAGCACGATATCCTTTACAGCTTTGATACGATTCAAATCCAATATCAAACCTCCTTTATTTAAAACAATTTTATCCCTCTCAATCCTTATTATTGTTTCAAATGCAAATTTTGTGTTTAACGTTTCAAACAGTTTCGCAGAAGAAAGATTAAGATTTTTAAAAATTTCAACGATTATAGCCTTTTCCTCGTCATTTAAACGATGTTCACTCTTTCTCGTGTAAGGGAAATTTTCAGCTGGCCTGTAAAAAAAGCCACTGGCCTTTTTGGAAGGATTCAATTTTGAAACGTATTTCCAATTTGGAAAATCTTTAAAAAAATTTGATTTGAATAAAATAAGGATGGCCAATATTTTTACACTCTGCGGTGAAAATAGTTCTAAAATGGTGGCTTGCCCCCATTCCTGCGATTTCTGGCTTAACTGAAAAAATTTTCCCCTTACAAGCGCCTTGAATTTCGCCAGTATTGAACAAACCATAAGAGATATATTTTGCGTTTAATTTTTTCGCAATCGTTTTATATTTGAACCGTCTTTTTTGAATCAGAAAAAAATATGGGCCACCAACAAAAAATTGTTAAAATAATAATGAAATAGACAAAGTTCATTTTACCGGATGCAAGTCATAAAATTGATTCGTACTGGTCTTTGAGCAGTAACAAAAATAATGCATAAAAAATATTTTATGTTTAGCCCTTATCATTAAAGTTTTTGTTTTCCAACCCGAGTATCTTTCTGCCTTTGAAAATCAAATATGCCCCCAATGGTGCTCCGAAACAGCAAATCCAAAGATCCCATTTACCGAAAAAATTTTCAAGGAGACTTATAAAGGGTGTTGAAATCGACCACCTAAATTTAATAAAATCAGACATATTCTCAGTTTGTTAGGAGTTGAAAAAGCCTCTGTTTAGTTGTACTTTCAAGCGACCAAACACAAAAGAAAACAACGCCACAGAGGCTTTATGCATAGAAAAAATATCAGGCGGCTCATCACAAAGCAATTAAAAAAGAGTTTTCCGAACTGGAAAACGATGACAAGGGCGTCCAAAAAAGAACTGACAGAACAAATCATGATGGAGATTGTGGAGCAATACGATTATTCTCAATCTCTGGACATCCCCATCGAGGACCTCATAGGTATTGAAGCTCAATCCCCTACAGCAGGCATTCGTAGTCTTCCTGAAATGGCATCTTACATTGAGAATTTTCATTCCGATAACCTGTTTAATTTTGACACCCTGAAAAAGCCATACCCTGAAATTGTAGATCAGGAATTGCAGTTTATTGACCAACTCATAGATGACCAGCTTATCAATAGCTTGATCGCGCCCGATGGTTACTCCGCTGCACACAGGGATATTCAGCCCTACCAATTATTTCGGATGGAGCTGTTAAAAATTATCAAATATCCTGAAATCAGTTACAGGAAATTTTGCAGCGATGAATATTTTGGCAAAGAGCGAAAGCAAAACAGGCGTTTTATTCGGTTGTCGTTAAAGGCTAAAAAACAGGTAGATCATACTGAATTATGTCATTTCCGGAGCGACCTGAAATTTAATCAATTGATGAACGTCCTGGTATATTTCCTCCACCATTTTTATAAATCGGGTTGTCTTGAGAATACCGTTATTCATGGTGTTGATTCCAGTGAACTGCCGTCCGAAGTCAATTATCCCCTTTGCGCCATTGAAATCAACGGCAAAAAAGTACGAATTTATTCCGATCTGGACTGTGATTGTGGGAAACGCCGGAACAAAAGGGATAAGTCGCATTATGTCATTGGATACCGGATGCATACACTAACCGCTATTAATCCCACAAACGGCCATAGCTTTCCATTGGTATCCCTTGTGGGGGCAGCGAATCATCACGACAGCCTGTTTCTGAAACCATTGATCAAGCTTGCTCAAGCATTAGGCATTGATATTAAATTGATAACCGCAGACCAGGCTTACCACGATAGTGATGGTTCGGTTCTCAATGAAACAGGTGTCTATGTCGTGGCCCCTGCATCGGAGCAAGCGAAATTGCCCGAGAATGTATTGCAATCTCCGGTGAGAGTTACCTGCAATGATTCTTGTGAAATTCCAATGGATTATCTGGGTACAACACTGGATGGCCATGAATTTAGGTGTGGAGCAACGCCCGGCGAATGTATGTTTGCATCAAGTTGCCCTAAATCGAGAATAATTGGTTTTGATAACGGTCATTTCCAGCCAATGCCAACTTTTCATAACGGGTCGCAATCAGCAATCGAAATTCGAAAGAACTGCGAACGGCCTTTCAATTTGATGAAAAAAAGAGAAGGCCTTGAACAGACGAGAGTGAGAAGCCAGCATGGTGTAGTTGTCCGATCAGTATTGACGACAATTGTAACATTGTTGATTGAAATGGCTGGGACAAGACATAAACCGCAGAAAAAAGATAATAAACAAAAGGAGTTGTTTGCCTCAACAGGATAGAATTTAATTTCAATGCTGATTTTTTTGAACCGATTGATTCAGTTAATACCGTTGTATCTGAAGTATAAGCAAGGCCACTATCTAACATAAAAATTGCGGCAAAAAACAAATTTCAGATTTTATAACGATAGAAATGGACTACCGGGTCTTAAAAAATCGAAATTCAAGCGCGTAGGCAGTTTAGACTCAGTTGAAAATTTGATTGATTCCAACACCCTTTTATAGACGAAAGAGAAACTAAAAGAATAGCGAAACCAACTATATGATAAAAATTTCCTTTTGATATCATGACAGAAACGCTCTAAATGCAATTTTCCTTATAATGGTTTTCCAAATTCGTTAGTCTTTACTGAACAATTGGGACACCAGTACACATATCTATCTTTTTTTAGGAATAATATAATCCCCCCAATAATCAAGGCAAAAAAAGTTACAAATGGAACAAAACTTCCAGGGGTAATGAACCAAATTATTATAAACATCGGAATTGCCAAAGACAAAGAAAGTAGTCCACGTTTTCTTAAATCGATTATTTTTATTTTCGAATGACAATTTAGACAGTTTAAATCTCTTTGTCCCATTTCTTCATTAGATATCAGAATGATATGTTTAAAATTTTATAAAAGCATAAATCAATTTTATTGGAGATTAACCACCCCGGACAAAGAAACGCAAGAATAAATTTTTTATATTAATAAATAGCGTCTGCCAAGCACCTCTTATGGGCCGGAAATATAGAAAACTTGAGGCGAGCCTTAATGGTATCAATGTTCTCCAACCCTGATCCGAAAACACGCAGGATTACCAGGAGTAATGTTGTGTTTTGGCCCATTTAAACCAGGCTGGATTTCAACTCTTTCTCCTTCTTTTTTTTGTTTTTCGTTCCAGGTATCCCAATCGTATGTGAACTGATGAACTTCAGATAACGGATATCCGAATATAATGCCCCATAAATCTTCCGGGATCTCATGTTCATGTTTTTGTATGAATTGAATTATCCTGGGAAATCTTGAAATGAACACATAAGCGTTACGCCCCCCCCCCCGTTCTGGCAGACTCCACTAATCAAACCCTTTTCTGGTTCTTATGGTAAACGCATATGGATACCCTGAAAGAAATTCATATACCGCAAGAATCTTTTTTTTGTTACCCCAAAAAATAAAGTCCAGGACAGGTTTTTCGGGGTTGATCATAAGATGGGCCACTCATGAGAAAACCCTATTCAGGACACTCCCAACCGTTTGTAATTCCAGCGGTATTTTCTCGGTTCTGAGAAGATGAACACAAAGTGGCCGATCTTATGATCAAGCCTGGTTTTTCCAACCGGTCAATTAATTCAAACCGTTTGAGATCCTCAAACCCTGTATGAAGAATGCCTTCATATTTTTGTAAAATAAGATCACCAAGGTGGGGGCTATTATTCACAGGCTCCCCTGGTTTACCAACTCCGGTTGCATTTTTCATTGTCCCTGTAGCATGTGCCATTTTACATAAGGCTTGGATCGTTCTGTTCCCGTTCGGTCCCTGAACCTTTCCAGTTATAAATGGCTGAATATGTAACTTTAAAATACATGGTGAATCTGAATTTTTAATCGTGAATGACCTTAACCCTGCCAACAAGGCCATTTTCCAATCGGACTTTTATACCATGGGGATGAAAAGATGATTTTGTTAAAATATTTTTTACGGCGCCTTGGGTCAGAACGCCTGTTCTTTGGTCTTTTTTTAATACAATGGATACGGTTTGTCCGATTTTGATTTGCGTTCTGTTTTGTCCGCCAGTCATTATACTTTTACCCTATAGAATTATAACCTTTTACACTTAAACTCATCAATAGAAGCATCTAAGATATTACGTTCAAGTTGCATATTAGGTTTCCACCAAACAGCATGATCACGTTGCCTTTTTGCAAATTCCTGCTGTGCATTTATTACATTTCCTTGTTCTTTTTCTATGAATATGCTGGAAATTTTACCTGCAGCGAACACAATATCGCGACTTTTTATTAAATTATCTTCATCAAGGATACCTTTTTCATTGAAGTGTAAATAATAATAAATAGCACGTATAACCTCAATTGGCTTTCGGTTCTCAAGCTTTACACAAATTTCTGCAACACGCACGCGTTTTCCGGCAAATCTTTCTAATTTCTCCTCACTTGTTGCTTCTAATAACCGTTTGAACTTATTGATTGACACTCGGAGAATTTCGGATTCATCTGTGATAATAAAATACCGAACTGATGCAGAACTCATATGGTCACCCCATTTAGTTTTCAGTTCTTCAGACCAGTCGTTACCTTTTTCGGTGGTTTCCAGGTAAAAAGATTCTTAATCTTTCAAAAGAGCATGGCCTCAAATATAATGAGTAGCAACACAAAAAATTTCTGTAAAGATATAATCCCCCCCCCGGAGTGACAGGGATAGTCTGGGGTTTTTGTCCTATCGAGAAAAGAAGCCTGGCCGATGGGTAGTCTTCACCTAATCGGCAAACTCAATAGATATTGTGTAATCTGTATTGAGTTTAGAATGATCTACTATCCTTACAGATATTTTTTGCAAAGTGGAAACTTTAAACCCCTTAGCGCCGCTCAGATAGGATTCGATAATCAACTAAGGGAAAAATGTCGATTCGTTTCCTTTTTATCCATTCCTTAGAGTATCGATACAAAAAATTACCGGTACGCTCAATTGGGGTGATAGCTGATTATGTCATGTGTTTGGTCATGGTAAATTTTTGACTAAACAGCTTCATGATTCTTCCGCGGTATGCTTCGCCCTGAGCCGTGTATACACTTTTTCGGAAATCCATTCGGAAACCAGATTTTGAAACTCTTTCTCATTCATAAAGCGGGCGAAAATATCTTCATTTTGTTCCATTCGTTCCATGAACAAGTTTTGAAGCAGGCTTGAAAACAAAAGGGAAAATTTTTCTTGTGGATTCACAATGGCCGCTTCAACGAGAGATTCTTCACCTACAGCAGCTTCAATGATCTGATCAAAGAAGAGTTGATCCGCATCCGTAAAATCGGTTCCGAACCGATCATTGATAATATCAATCAATTGGGAAAGCAGGACCTCTTCATCATGCTGCTTTCCACTGCCAACTTCTGTTGGTCCATCCAAAGATTTCACATCTCCTTCACTTAGATTGATCGATCCTTCATTGATTTTCTGGATACGATAATACTCCAGCCTGATCTCATCATCAAAACTATACATTTCTCCGGAGTTTCGTTTGGGTAGTTTCGGTAAAAGATACCGTAGGAAAATGTACAATTTTTCAAGATCTGAATCCTGGTAGGGAATGACCTGTGAAAGAAACGCATATAGGTTACGGAATGCTGAAAATTTTCCCCGTAACAATTCCGCCTGGCTTTCATCTTCTTGCTTAAGATCGGAAAACCGTTGAACAACCGGATCAACAGCCGCATTCATGCCCTTATGATCAGCAGCATTTTGCCGCTGTTTTGGCTTGAAGTATATCCGTGCAAACGCATCAACCTCTTCCTGAATATAGATATGGCTTGAATCCAGTTCGGCTTTAATGGCGTACATATTGTTTGGGTCAACTTCTTCGCCCATTACCGAACCTTCATAATATTGTTTGAATGCCTCCCTGATTTCTTCCCTGTCATTCACAAAATCCAGCACAAAAGTGTCTTCTTTAAGGGGATGCATCCGGTTGAGACGGGATAAGGTCTGAACCGCCTGAATACCACTGAGCCTTTTATCAACATACATGGTATGAAGCAGGGGTTGATCAAACCCGGTCTGGTATTTTTCAGCAACAAGCAATACCTGATATTCCGGTGAATCAAATTTTTCAGGCAGTTCCGCCTCTCTTATACCATTGTTCATCATAATTTCAGTATAGGTTTCATGACTTAGGTCGTCTTCAACCTCACCTGAAAACGCCACAAGAGTTTTAATCCAGGTGTATTTTTTTTCACGGATGTATTTATCAAAGGACAGTTTATAGCGGACCGCTTCAATGCGTGATCCTGTCACAACCATTGCCTTGGCCCTGCCGCCGATTTTATGCCGGGTCATGGCATTAAAGTGTTCAACCATGATCTGGGTCTTCTGGGCAATATTATATGGATGAAGGCGCATGAACCGGGCCAAAGCTTTTGCCGCCCCTTTACGCTCAACATGGGGATCCTCTGAACCAGCCTGTATCAGTTTGTAATAGGTGGCATAGGTGGTGTAATTGCTGAGGACATCCATGATAAAGCCCTCTTCAATTGCCTGGCGCATGGTATACTGGTGAAATGCCTGTCCTTTTTTCCCGTTTTCTTCACGCCCAAACACAGCAAGGGTTTTATGTTTGGGGGTGGCTGTAAAGGCAAAGAAACTTAAGTTTGCCTGTTTCCCCCGTTTCGCCATGCTGCGGTACATCTCTTCAAGGGTCTCAAACTCTTCTTCATATTCATATTTTGCCGCTTCTTCGCGAATTTCCCATGCGCTTAACACCTCCTTTAAATCGGTTGCCGATTCACCGGATTGGGAGGAGTGCGCCTCATCAACAATCACAGCGCAGCGACGATGCGGGAGAAGGGGGGCACTCTCATCTTCCCTTTGCTCTGCCATCTTCAGAAGCTGGCGGCTGACAAAGGGAAATTTCTGGAGTGTTGAAATGATAATCGGAATCCCATTGTAAAGAGCTTGTGCAAGCTGGCCTGAATGTTTATCGATCTTTTGTACCACGCCCTGGCGGTGATCGAATTGAAAAATGGTATCCTGAAGCTGTTTATCCAAAATTCTGCGATCCGTGATGACCACGACCGAATCAAATATTTTTTCATCCCGGCTGTTATGAAGGGATGCCAGCCGATGGGCCAGCCAGCCGATGGTGTTGCTCTTTCCGCTGCCGGCAGAATGTTCGATCAGATAATTGTTTCCCGGCCCTTCAGTTTTTGCAGCCGCTTCCAGATCACGAACGGCACACAGTTGGTGATACCTGGGGAAAATAAGGGTCTCTTTTTTAACCAGTTTCCCATCTGTTGTGCGTCTGTCTTCAATCTGCAGGTGGATAAATCGGGCAGCAATATCCAGAAAACTGTCGCGCTGCCAGACAGATTCCCATAAATAGGCGGTTCGATAATTGTTTCCCGCTGGATCAGCAGGATTTCCTGCACCACCTTCGTTTCCCCTGTTAAACGGCAAAAAGTATGTTGCACTTCCGGCCAGGCGGGTTGTCATAAAGACCAGGTCTGTATCCACTGCAAAATGGACCAGAGACCGTTTCCGGAATTCAAATAACCGTTCGCGGTGATCCCTGTCTTTTTTATACTGATGG
This window contains:
- a CDS encoding type I restriction endonuclease, translating into MKIHTEASFESVIESHLLENGYTALPSSGYDAQRAFFPQQVLDFIRETQADEFQRIQDLLADKTEATLLKDLTHWLDTQGALPVLRNGFKCYGRRFRLAFFKPAHGMNPKLEEQYAANRVSVTRQLKYSDKNSNALDLVLSINGIPLITAELKNPITGQNVYHAIHQYKKDRDHRERLFEFRKRSLVHFAVDTDLVFMTTRLAGSATYFLPFNRGNEGGAGNPADPAGNNYRTAYLWESVWQRDSFLDIAARFIHLQIEDRRTTDGKLVKKETLIFPRYHQLCAVRDLEAAAKTEGPGNNYLIEHSAGSGKSNTIGWLAHRLASLHNSRDEKIFDSVVVITDRRILDKQLQDTIFQFDHRQGVVQKIDKHSGQLAQALYNGIPIIISTLQKFPFVSRQLLKMAEQREDESAPLLPHRRCAVIVDEAHSSQSGESATDLKEVLSAWEIREEAAKYEYEEEFETLEEMYRSMAKRGKQANLSFFAFTATPKHKTLAVFGREENGKKGQAFHQYTMRQAIEEGFIMDVLSNYTTYATYYKLIQAGSEDPHVERKGAAKALARFMRLHPYNIAQKTQIMVEHFNAMTRHKIGGRAKAMVVTGSRIEAVRYKLSFDKYIREKKYTWIKTLVAFSGEVEDDLSHETYTEIMMNNGIREAELPEKFDSPEYQVLLVAEKYQTGFDQPLLHTMYVDKRLSGIQAVQTLSRLNRMHPLKEDTFVLDFVNDREEIREAFKQYYEGSVMGEEVDPNNMYAIKAELDSSHIYIQEEVDAFARIYFKPKQRQNAADHKGMNAAVDPVVQRFSDLKQEDESQAELLRGKFSAFRNLYAFLSQVIPYQDSDLEKLYIFLRYLLPKLPKRNSGEMYSFDDEIRLEYYRIQKINEGSINLSEGDVKSLDGPTEVGSGKQHDEEVLLSQLIDIINDRFGTDFTDADQLFFDQIIEAAVGEESLVEAAIVNPQEKFSLLFSSLLQNLFMERMEQNEDIFARFMNEKEFQNLVSEWISEKVYTRLRAKHTAEES
- a CDS encoding transposase; its protein translation is MHRKNIRRLITKQLKKSFPNWKTMTRASKKELTEQIMMEIVEQYDYSQSLDIPIEDLIGIEAQSPTAGIRSLPEMASYIENFHSDNLFNFDTLKKPYPEIVDQELQFIDQLIDDQLINSLIAPDGYSAAHRDIQPYQLFRMELLKIIKYPEISYRKFCSDEYFGKERKQNRRFIRLSLKAKKQVDHTELCHFRSDLKFNQLMNVLVYFLHHFYKSGCLENTVIHGVDSSELPSEVNYPLCAIEINGKKVRIYSDLDCDCGKRRNKRDKSHYVIGYRMHTLTAINPTNGHSFPLVSLVGAANHHDSLFLKPLIKLAQALGIDIKLITADQAYHDSDGSVLNETGVYVVAPASEQAKLPENVLQSPVRVTCNDSCEIPMDYLGTTLDGHEFRCGATPGECMFASSCPKSRIIGFDNGHFQPMPTFHNGSQSAIEIRKNCERPFNLMKKREGLEQTRVRSQHGVVVRSVLTTIVTLLIEMAGTRHKPQKKDNKQKELFASTG
- a CDS encoding YwbE family protein; the protein is MTGGQNRTQIKIGQTVSIVLKKDQRTGVLTQGAVKNILTKSSFHPHGIKVRLENGLVGRVKVIHD